In Nicotiana tabacum cultivar K326 chromosome 21, ASM71507v2, whole genome shotgun sequence, one DNA window encodes the following:
- the LOC142175276 gene encoding serine/threonine-protein phosphatase 7 long form homolog: MEVPPLHPGPASLELLLLQAEHKSSYIWEGQLLAQTLRSRRVDDMWDFLKTHQLHPSIVRCLQDTGFYRIIEIGRLQLDWSLIKALIERWRPETHTLHLPIGEATITLQDVEVLYGLPVDGLPVALPHAMRDYTGSQYLETLQRLTGFRPEDEGVLFQPPIPPIAQDAPPPPSLPLARRWVDRRGYGRKYEARHNLPYCRDLLDLLEDAQFIWRPYNDELIASLPDYCSTGQLIWSSSVSLMCLDIVEHHATERVLRQFGRPQLIPPSPAWLMTHYQQDDRSRVDQAYEAWLELQIETWDQRCDLIPPPPPPDLMDGEHAYMGWYRNITQLFVGNPIHRDGGRFIPYAGRHEALVIGLHLFHQLGLQMQQYTGEGVTAFHDYGRRVTDLAARTLQRTRDDERLGHEADYMAPEQYHRGPAVQPARG; encoded by the exons ATGGAGGTTCCGCCTTTGCATCCCGGACCTGCCTCTTTAGAGCTACTATTGCTACAGGCCGAGCATAAGTCTTCCTACATATGGGAGGGGCAGTTATTGGCCCAGACTTTACGTTCTAGGAGAGTAGACGATATGTGGGACTTTCTTAAGACCCACCAGCTCCATCCCAGTATAGTCAGATGCCTGCAGGATACGGGTTTCTATAGGATCATTGAGATCGGCCGGCTGCAGCTGGATTGGTCGTTGATCAAGGctttgatagagcggtggcgaccagaGACGCACACATTACAtttgcccattggcgaggccactatCACGCTGCAGGACGTGGAGGTTCTGTATGGGCTGCCGGTTGATGGACTTCCTGTTGCTTTGCCGCATGCCATGAGAGATTATACGGGAAGTCAGTACCTAGAGACTTTGCAGCGACTCACCGGTTTCCGGCCAGAGGATGAGGGCGTATTG TTTCAGCCACCTATACCACCCATAGCTCAGGATGCACCACCTCCACCGTCTCTCCCTTTGGCTAGGAGGTGGGTGGATAGGCGGGGATACGGACGCAAGTATGAGGCTCGACATAATCTTCCCTATTGCAGAgatttgttggatttgctggaGGATGCACAG TTCATTTGGAGGCCATACAACGACGAGCTAATAGCTagtttgcccgattattgctcgaccGGGCAACTTATCTGGAGCTCTTCCGTCTCGTTGATgtgcctcgatattgtcgagcatcatgccaccgagcgagtCCTTCGCCAGTTTGGTCGACCGCAGCTTATACCTCCATCGCCCGCTTGGCTTATGACACATTACCAACAGGATGATCGTTCGAGGGTTGACCAGGCATATGAGGCATGGCTAGAGTTGCAGATCGAGACTTGGGACCAGCGGTGTGACCTGATTCCGCCACCCCCTCCACCCGATCTTATGGATGGTGAGCATGCGTATATGGGCTGGTACCGCAACATTACCCAACTTTTCGTCGGGAATCCTATTCATCGAGATGGCGGTCGGTTCAttccatacgccgggagacatgaggcgctg GTTATTGGCCTACATCTTTTCCACCAGTTAGGACTGCAGATGCAGCAATATACCGGCGAGGGAGTGACCGCTTTTCACGACTATGGCCGGCGGGTTACAGATTTGGCTGCCCGGACATTGCAGCGAACCCGGGATGATGAGCGCTTAGGACACGAGGCTGATTATATGGCACCAGAGCAGTACCATCGTGGTCCAGCAGTCCAGCCTGCACGTGGTTGA